The following are from one region of the Rhodopirellula sp. P2 genome:
- a CDS encoding DUF1349 domain-containing protein: protein MSSERFRFGVAVVVALALNLGAASTRLFAEEPETLFFDGFEGKVDARWNPLRPDPDRVSLTSHPGKLTLKTHFGGIGGDFRTRRMPLTRNLYLVPNPVEGDDDFVVTTCVESFRPLNKYQQAGLMIYDDDDNYLKFDFENSGAEAGFKHMREKDTYRLVDTDEFMVPADKIWFRLIKRGNVYERAFSTDGEEYKVIGEAVWGDGSPQQLGIVACNGPLEDNEIDAQFDFFQIRKLTAKERQNPVYLQRQKLAGAWEVVTTKVNGEDLAEGPITEFEFDGGNVSFVTQGELTEVDYTLNVESDPKGLTLSSLTRSAQEPVNGIYSVDDDQLILCLSLPPGAPAPKKLETLENDGHILLTLQRSR from the coding sequence ATGTCGTCCGAGCGTTTTCGTTTTGGTGTCGCTGTTGTTGTCGCTTTGGCTTTGAATTTGGGGGCCGCGAGTACTCGCTTGTTCGCTGAAGAGCCCGAAACATTGTTCTTCGATGGATTCGAGGGGAAAGTGGACGCTCGATGGAACCCGCTGAGGCCTGATCCCGATCGTGTCTCGCTCACTAGCCATCCTGGCAAACTCACGTTGAAAACGCATTTCGGTGGCATCGGTGGAGACTTCCGCACGCGGCGAATGCCCTTGACCAGGAACCTGTACTTGGTGCCCAACCCAGTCGAAGGCGACGATGATTTCGTGGTCACGACTTGTGTCGAGTCCTTTCGTCCGCTCAATAAGTATCAGCAAGCGGGTTTGATGATCTATGACGATGACGACAACTATCTCAAATTCGATTTTGAAAACAGCGGAGCGGAGGCTGGTTTCAAGCACATGCGAGAGAAGGACACGTATCGTCTCGTTGATACCGACGAATTCATGGTGCCCGCCGATAAGATTTGGTTCCGTTTGATCAAGCGTGGGAATGTCTACGAGCGGGCCTTCAGCACCGATGGGGAAGAATACAAGGTCATCGGCGAGGCGGTGTGGGGCGATGGTAGCCCGCAACAGCTTGGGATTGTGGCTTGCAACGGACCACTGGAAGACAACGAAATCGATGCCCAGTTTGACTTCTTCCAAATTCGCAAGCTGACAGCCAAGGAACGGCAAAACCCTGTTTATTTGCAACGCCAGAAACTCGCCGGTGCCTGGGAGGTGGTGACAACAAAAGTGAATGGTGAAGATTTAGCTGAAGGACCGATCACGGAGTTCGAGTTTGATGGCGGCAACGTTTCATTTGTCACTCAAGGGGAACTGACCGAAGTCGATTACACGCTGAACGTCGAATCGGATCCGAAAGGACTCACGCTGTCCTCCTTGACGAGAAGTGCGCAAGAACCTGTCAACGGAATCTACTCCGTTGACGATGATCAACTGATCCTGTGTTTGTCATTGCCGCCTGGCGCACCCGCGCCGAAGAAACTGGAAACGCTCGAGAACGACGGGCACATTTTGCTGACCCTGCAACGCTCCCGCTAA
- a CDS encoding dihydroorotate dehydrogenase, which translates to MTTIQTDLQTKLGRLTLPNPILVASGTFGYAREMEGIVDLTRLGGILPKTITAEPRIGNAPWRTVETSAGLLNAIGLDNDGVDAFLEHHLPYLAGLGTPIIVSVAGRTVEDFTELARRVGQCDGVSAIELNLSCPNVSGGIDFGTNAESCREVVASARNACDVPILAKLTPNVTRIADIAQGAADGGADAVCLINTVLGMAVDWKKRRPILGNGMGGLSGPAIKPIALRCVHQVRQAVDIPIIGIGGVANIDDVMQFLVTGASAVQIGTANYYDPTVSMRLIDQLPAALTELNATNLSQIIGTLA; encoded by the coding sequence ATGACCACCATACAAACTGATCTGCAAACGAAACTCGGTCGCCTGACGCTCCCCAACCCAATCTTGGTGGCTTCAGGAACGTTCGGTTACGCGCGAGAAATGGAAGGCATCGTTGACCTGACTCGTCTCGGCGGGATCCTGCCCAAAACCATCACCGCCGAACCACGCATCGGCAACGCGCCTTGGCGAACCGTCGAAACCTCGGCCGGTTTGCTCAACGCGATCGGGCTCGACAACGATGGCGTGGACGCCTTCCTCGAACACCACCTCCCGTACCTGGCTGGTCTCGGAACGCCCATCATTGTCAGCGTTGCCGGGCGAACGGTCGAGGACTTCACCGAACTTGCTCGCCGGGTCGGTCAGTGCGATGGCGTCTCGGCAATTGAATTGAATCTGTCCTGCCCGAACGTCAGCGGCGGAATCGACTTTGGCACCAACGCCGAATCATGCCGCGAAGTCGTCGCCTCCGCCCGCAATGCCTGCGACGTGCCGATCCTGGCCAAGCTCACACCCAACGTGACTCGCATCGCTGACATCGCGCAAGGCGCAGCCGACGGAGGCGCCGATGCCGTTTGCCTGATCAACACCGTTCTCGGGATGGCAGTGGACTGGAAGAAACGTCGTCCGATCCTCGGCAACGGCATGGGCGGGCTCAGCGGCCCCGCGATCAAACCCATCGCGTTGCGGTGTGTGCATCAAGTCCGCCAAGCCGTCGACATTCCGATCATCGGAATCGGTGGCGTCGCCAACATTGACGACGTGATGCAGTTCCTTGTCACCGGAGCCTCCGCCGTGCAAATTGGCACCGCCAACTACTACGACCCCACGGTCTCCATGCGGCTGATCGACCAACTCCCCGCCGCCCTCACCGAACTCAACGCCACGAACCTCTCCCAAATCATCGGCACCCTCGCATAA
- a CDS encoding phosphopantothenoylcysteine decarboxylase domain-containing protein, with product MTDASPSPRRRILITSGPTRQYLDPVRYLTNASSGRMGAALAGAALALGHEVVMVSGPVLVDYPEGVELINVLTTQEMLQAAGEAFKDCDGAIGAAAPCDYMPRHVSTQKLSKTGEPLQLELIETPDVIATLGQSKRDDQWVVGFALETDDRRFRATVKLERKLCDLMVSNGPEAINSSENQVELLDPSGNVIEHIRGTKEHVAERLLHQIHHRLLSS from the coding sequence GTGACAGATGCCTCCCCCTCACCCCGTCGTCGCATCTTGATCACGTCCGGACCGACTCGGCAGTACCTCGATCCGGTTCGCTACCTCACCAACGCGTCGAGCGGACGCATGGGCGCTGCCCTCGCCGGTGCCGCCCTCGCTCTCGGGCACGAAGTGGTCATGGTCTCAGGACCGGTCTTGGTGGACTATCCCGAGGGTGTCGAACTGATCAACGTGCTGACCACGCAAGAAATGCTGCAAGCCGCCGGCGAGGCTTTCAAAGACTGCGACGGTGCCATCGGTGCGGCCGCACCCTGTGATTACATGCCCCGACATGTCTCGACTCAAAAACTCTCCAAAACGGGCGAACCGCTTCAATTGGAATTGATCGAAACGCCCGACGTCATCGCCACCCTCGGCCAAAGCAAACGCGATGACCAATGGGTGGTCGGCTTCGCACTGGAAACCGATGATCGCCGCTTTCGAGCCACCGTCAAACTCGAACGCAAACTTTGCGATCTGATGGTCAGCAATGGCCCGGAAGCCATCAACTCCAGCGAAAATCAAGTCGAACTGCTGGATCCGTCTGGCAACGTGATCGAGCACATTCGCGGCACCAAAGAACATGTTGCCGAGCGACTCCTTCACCAAATTCATCACCGTCTGCTTTCTTCCTGA
- a CDS encoding tellurite resistance TerB family protein has protein sequence MSEPSPSHDPEKSKTAEEVVSDHERTSAQRKQHLHNLVVMAFADGSLSHREVHLVAQRCEELGLHESELESALAFGIRDSAKLQLPTEPDVCESTLKDLIRMMAADGQFVEAEKRLFALAAAKMGLTGQRLQTLIQSVQLELGRSP, from the coding sequence ATGAGCGAACCATCGCCCTCCCATGACCCTGAGAAATCGAAAACCGCTGAAGAAGTGGTGTCCGACCACGAGCGGACTTCTGCTCAACGCAAACAACACCTTCACAACTTGGTCGTGATGGCGTTCGCCGACGGATCGCTCAGCCATCGCGAAGTTCACTTGGTCGCCCAGCGTTGCGAAGAACTCGGTTTGCATGAATCGGAACTCGAATCCGCTTTGGCGTTTGGCATCCGTGACAGTGCCAAACTGCAACTGCCCACCGAGCCCGATGTGTGTGAATCCACGCTGAAAGACTTGATCCGAATGATGGCCGCGGATGGCCAATTCGTCGAAGCCGAAAAACGACTGTTCGCTTTGGCAGCCGCCAAAATGGGGCTGACCGGGCAACGACTGCAAACCTTGATTCAATCCGTTCAGCTCGAACTGGGCCGCTCTCCGTGA
- a CDS encoding sigma 54-interacting transcriptional regulator, with translation MVAYLAIQGGNEKGTQFPLDPERPMHIGRAAGCEIMLTDPNSSRFHAVVYYEDHNWQLRDTESRNGTLVNGKKVSTARLNNDTQVVIGKTIMQMINLDEDSLNEDALSQTVYEELESYRTRQPDRVREPGQLVDHPDDLLDLYQLSLSLLGGKRADEVINTTLELLLDRTASETVTFVADQGDGRWKIRRQFPKDSQPIKLDRGRLRHVSNEQKPYVSDHPKDNGKSGKDACMMVPILDGQTSLGVLVLHRSGAAYDERLFDLTVGAGSLLTKGIAQSTLTENLRLENQRIADRNADQGELIGSSKSMLRLKERISRVGAANGSVLIRGESGSGKELVARAVHRSSTRTDRPMLTVNCAAIPRDLLESQLFGHKKGSFTGADNDHDGLFQQANEGTLFLDEIGELSLEGQAKLLRILEGHPFLPVGATKQVSVDVRVIAATNRDLTEFVRDGRFREDLYYRLSVFELAVPPLRERGEDIDILIDHFLDHFLRQHGRPKLSLGDAARQRMRSYAWPGNVRQLRNVIDSAVVMADEPMIQEDDLGLRDAGLTQIDTLRIDVWEKRLIEKALNRCDGSVPEAAKLLGISRATAYRKITEYEIER, from the coding sequence ATGGTCGCTTACCTCGCCATCCAAGGCGGCAACGAAAAGGGAACCCAATTCCCTTTGGATCCGGAACGCCCCATGCACATTGGGCGGGCTGCAGGTTGCGAAATCATGTTGACCGATCCCAACAGCAGTCGCTTTCATGCGGTTGTCTATTACGAAGATCACAACTGGCAACTCCGTGATACCGAGAGCCGCAACGGAACACTCGTCAACGGAAAAAAGGTCAGCACCGCTCGACTGAACAATGACACGCAAGTCGTCATCGGGAAAACGATCATGCAGATGATCAATCTGGACGAAGACTCGCTCAACGAAGACGCACTGTCACAAACCGTTTACGAAGAACTCGAGTCCTATCGAACCCGGCAACCTGATCGCGTTCGAGAACCAGGCCAACTGGTCGATCATCCCGACGACCTGCTGGACCTGTACCAGCTCAGCCTCTCGTTGCTGGGTGGCAAACGTGCGGATGAAGTCATCAACACGACGCTTGAATTGTTGCTCGATCGCACCGCGTCCGAAACCGTGACGTTCGTCGCCGACCAGGGCGATGGACGCTGGAAGATCCGCCGGCAATTCCCCAAGGATTCGCAACCGATCAAACTGGACCGAGGTCGCCTGCGTCATGTCAGCAACGAACAAAAACCCTACGTCAGCGACCATCCCAAGGACAACGGGAAATCGGGCAAAGACGCGTGCATGATGGTCCCGATTTTAGACGGCCAAACGTCACTCGGTGTCCTGGTTCTGCATCGCAGTGGAGCAGCTTACGACGAACGCTTGTTCGACTTGACGGTGGGAGCCGGCAGCCTGCTGACCAAAGGGATTGCCCAGTCCACGCTGACCGAAAACCTGCGACTGGAAAACCAACGCATCGCCGACCGCAACGCCGACCAAGGCGAATTGATCGGCAGCAGCAAATCCATGTTGCGACTCAAAGAACGGATCTCACGGGTCGGTGCCGCCAACGGTTCCGTGCTGATTCGAGGCGAAAGCGGCTCAGGCAAAGAACTGGTCGCGCGCGCCGTTCATCGGTCATCCACTCGAACCGATCGCCCCATGCTGACCGTCAACTGCGCCGCAATTCCTCGCGACCTACTGGAAAGCCAACTGTTCGGTCACAAGAAAGGCTCGTTCACGGGTGCCGACAACGATCACGATGGTTTGTTTCAACAAGCCAACGAGGGCACGCTGTTCCTCGACGAGATCGGCGAATTGAGCCTGGAAGGACAAGCCAAACTGTTGCGGATTTTGGAAGGTCACCCGTTCCTTCCCGTCGGAGCTACCAAGCAGGTCAGTGTCGACGTTCGCGTGATCGCGGCCACCAACCGAGACCTCACCGAGTTCGTCCGTGACGGCCGTTTTCGCGAAGACCTCTACTATCGACTCAGCGTGTTCGAACTCGCCGTGCCGCCGCTTCGCGAACGGGGCGAAGACATCGACATCTTGATCGATCACTTCCTGGATCACTTCCTTCGCCAACACGGTCGCCCCAAATTGTCACTCGGCGATGCCGCTCGCCAACGCATGCGAAGCTACGCTTGGCCGGGCAACGTTCGCCAACTCCGCAATGTGATCGACAGTGCGGTGGTGATGGCCGACGAACCCATGATTCAAGAGGATGACCTCGGTCTCCGTGACGCAGGACTGACGCAGATCGACACTCTGCGAATCGATGTCTGGGAAAAACGCTTGATCGAAAAAGCACTCAATCGATGCGACGGCAGTGTCCCCGAAGCGGCCAAGTTGCTCGGCATCAGCCGCGCGACCGCTTACCGCAAGATCACGGAATACGAGATCGAACGATGA
- the aroH gene encoding chorismate mutase, protein MTMCRGVRGATTVEQDDREEILKATTQLLALMIRRNEIDSIDLASATFTVTKDLHSEFPALAARQLGWLEVPLLCGYEVSVEGSLPRCIRVLLHWNTTKSQSEIQHVYIRDAVKLRPDLSKVPAVDVEELERWIAEHLKED, encoded by the coding sequence ATGACCATGTGCCGGGGAGTTCGCGGGGCCACCACCGTCGAGCAGGATGACCGCGAAGAAATTCTCAAAGCGACGACTCAGCTGCTGGCGCTCATGATCCGCCGCAACGAGATCGATTCCATTGACTTGGCCAGTGCGACGTTCACCGTCACCAAAGATTTGCACAGCGAGTTCCCCGCCCTCGCGGCACGCCAACTCGGGTGGCTCGAAGTTCCGTTGCTGTGCGGGTACGAAGTCTCCGTGGAAGGCTCACTGCCGCGTTGCATTCGCGTTCTGCTTCATTGGAACACGACCAAGTCCCAGTCCGAGATTCAACATGTCTACATTCGTGACGCGGTGAAACTGCGGCCGGACCTGTCGAAGGTTCCTGCAGTCGACGTCGAGGAATTGGAGCGATGGATCGCGGAACACCTCAAAGAGGACTGA
- a CDS encoding DUF4430 domain-containing protein, with translation MFSKQARKSLNAPGHLLAISSRRRFGSLFGVLWGAVLLSLAGCGGSTATVEPPVIEDYAPTGEVAFDFVIDDETTLSYVVDNVAAGATLEDLMRNLSAPKMEIGGEGTTAFVNSIEGVATNATRGWTYTVDGEFATKGIGTMELNPPTKIVWKYTTFEEATAEKE, from the coding sequence GTGTTTTCAAAACAGGCACGGAAGTCACTCAACGCACCAGGACACTTGCTCGCGATCTCAAGTCGCAGGCGTTTCGGTTCGCTGTTCGGCGTTCTCTGGGGGGCCGTTCTATTGAGCCTCGCCGGGTGCGGCGGATCCACCGCGACGGTCGAGCCTCCCGTGATCGAAGATTACGCTCCCACGGGCGAGGTCGCGTTCGACTTTGTGATCGACGACGAAACGACGCTGTCCTACGTCGTTGACAACGTCGCTGCCGGGGCCACGTTGGAGGATTTGATGCGTAATCTAAGCGCCCCCAAGATGGAGATCGGTGGGGAGGGCACCACCGCATTCGTCAATTCGATCGAGGGAGTTGCCACCAACGCAACGCGAGGCTGGACCTACACGGTTGATGGTGAGTTCGCGACGAAGGGGATCGGCACGATGGAATTGAATCCACCCACCAAGATCGTGTGGAAGTACACGACCTTTGAAGAGGCCACGGCCGAGAAAGAGTGA
- a CDS encoding sugar kinase gives MIELRSDAKYAMVIPTSMGIRLTPVDHQPFHCSDTFKMQATSAESNVGSISSFLGLPVKILTAFVKDSPVARFIKDDLAGRHMDFEGPEFVQDNPWGVRHQINMADSGWGSRGPRVQNDRAGEVGCKLNVKDFDLDRIFGTEGAKIVHLSGLIAALSEETSEFCLEIARAAKKHGSRISFDLNHRASFWKGREDQLAAQFKEIASLSDILIGNEEDFQLCLGVEGPEAGGSDITAKIDGFKEMINRVKKEYADTTLFATTLREVESANLHHWGAIVSHGTEFAVIEPREIGVIDRIGGGDGFVGGLLYGVLQGWDAEKSAQFGWATGALTATLYTDYGQPADEDQVWSIWKGNARVQR, from the coding sequence ATGATTGAACTACGTAGCGACGCCAAATACGCCATGGTCATTCCCACCAGCATGGGAATCCGTTTGACGCCAGTGGACCACCAACCATTCCACTGCAGCGACACGTTCAAGATGCAAGCCACCAGCGCTGAATCGAACGTCGGCAGCATCTCTTCATTCTTGGGTTTGCCGGTCAAAATCCTGACCGCATTTGTCAAAGACAGCCCCGTCGCCCGGTTCATCAAAGATGACTTGGCTGGCCGTCACATGGACTTCGAAGGTCCCGAATTCGTTCAAGACAACCCCTGGGGCGTGCGCCACCAAATCAACATGGCCGACAGCGGCTGGGGTTCGCGCGGACCTCGCGTCCAAAACGACCGCGCCGGTGAAGTCGGCTGCAAGCTGAACGTCAAAGACTTCGACCTCGATCGAATCTTCGGAACCGAAGGCGCCAAGATCGTTCACCTGTCTGGCTTGATCGCTGCACTCTCGGAAGAGACCAGCGAATTCTGCTTGGAAATCGCTCGTGCCGCCAAGAAGCACGGCTCGCGAATTTCGTTTGACCTGAACCACCGCGCTTCGTTCTGGAAAGGTCGCGAAGACCAACTGGCCGCTCAGTTCAAAGAGATCGCCAGCCTGTCCGACATCCTGATCGGCAACGAAGAAGACTTCCAACTTTGCCTGGGCGTCGAAGGCCCCGAAGCTGGCGGCAGTGACATCACCGCGAAGATCGATGGCTTCAAGGAAATGATCAACCGCGTCAAAAAGGAATACGCCGACACGACGCTGTTCGCGACCACCCTGCGTGAAGTCGAGAGCGCCAACCTGCATCACTGGGGCGCAATCGTTTCGCACGGCACCGAGTTCGCTGTCATCGAACCACGCGAAATCGGCGTGATCGATCGTATCGGCGGCGGTGACGGATTCGTCGGCGGCCTGCTCTACGGCGTGCTGCAAGGCTGGGACGCCGAGAAGAGCGCTCAGTTCGGCTGGGCGACCGGTGCTTTGACCGCAACGCTCTACACCGACTACGGCCAACCCGCCGACGAAGACCAAGTCTGGAGCATCTGGAAGGGCAACGCCCGCGTCCAACGCTGA
- a CDS encoding D-mannonate oxidoreductase: MNDLFELNDDVAVVIGGTGELGGHMAQALGSAGARTAVLGRNAERGEAKVKAITSGGGDAKFFAVDGMQADSLAEARDAITAWAGTPTILVNAAGGNHPDATIPPGGDVCGLPREAWQHVFDLNLVGGALLPSQVFAPAMIEAGVGSIINIASMSGIIPLSRVVAYSAAKAAVINLTLWLAREWATTGVRVNAISPGFFPAEQNRKLLYNDDGSYTERGGQIIGHTPMARFGKPEELAGAAIWLASRKASSFVTGQNIAIDGGFASVTI; encoded by the coding sequence ATGAATGATCTCTTTGAATTGAACGATGATGTCGCGGTCGTAATCGGCGGCACTGGCGAGCTCGGCGGCCACATGGCCCAGGCACTCGGATCGGCCGGAGCTCGCACGGCAGTCTTAGGACGCAACGCGGAACGCGGCGAGGCGAAAGTCAAAGCCATCACCTCAGGCGGCGGCGATGCCAAATTCTTCGCCGTCGACGGGATGCAAGCGGACTCCCTGGCCGAAGCTCGCGACGCGATCACGGCTTGGGCCGGGACGCCAACGATCCTGGTCAACGCCGCGGGCGGAAATCATCCCGACGCGACGATTCCACCAGGCGGCGATGTCTGCGGATTGCCTCGCGAAGCTTGGCAGCACGTGTTCGACCTGAACTTGGTTGGCGGAGCTTTGTTGCCCAGCCAAGTGTTCGCCCCCGCGATGATCGAAGCCGGCGTCGGCAGCATCATCAACATCGCGTCGATGTCGGGCATCATCCCGCTGTCTCGCGTCGTGGCCTACTCGGCCGCCAAAGCTGCGGTGATCAACCTGACCCTCTGGCTGGCTCGCGAATGGGCGACCACCGGCGTGCGAGTCAATGCGATCAGCCCCGGCTTCTTCCCCGCCGAACAAAACCGCAAACTGCTCTACAACGACGACGGCTCGTACACCGAACGTGGCGGCCAAATCATCGGGCACACCCCGATGGCTCGCTTTGGAAAACCCGAAGAACTCGCCGGTGCCGCCATCTGGCTGGCTTCGCGAAAAGCGTCCTCGTTTGTGACCGGGCAAAACATCGCCATCGACGGCGGATTTGCATCCGTCACGATCTGA
- the recJ gene encoding single-stranded-DNA-specific exonuclease RecJ, translating to MSTDSSSISDSNQLVDSGTKREWRITPHDAPLVEQLIRTTGLPPVVAQLLVSRGVYSQEDAATFLDTKLTSLRDPQLLPGVPAATEKILAAAEAKTPIVIYGDYDADGMTGSAILVNCLRLLGAEVSYHVPNRLEEGYGLNEDSIRKLAARGKQMIVSVDCGIASLQCAKLCRKLGVTLIITDHHQIGDELPDADIIVHPRLPGTAYPFGELCGAGVAFKLAWSLCQAKCGQKKVTPPMKRFLMQSLSLAAIGTIADVVPLLDENRVLVNHGLRVMQTEPLPGLWELMKLTKLDQASELTTENISFGLAPRLNAAGRLGQAQLGIELLTIEAGDRAVALAQYIDQLNGTRDTLQRSVQLAAQKQANTDFDPEKDPALVLAGVGWHTGVIGVVAGRLAEKYAKPVIILSLDTAGKVDATGSGRVGGTGINLYEALRECDDRLVRYGGHPAAGGLTIRESDIEAFRGDFCEAVSKQWSEQDLAPAIQIDAEAPLGQLNLQTMKQIETMAPFGAGNPRPVLMGRDIQLSEPAKKMGKGENHLSVRLKQGERVIRGVAFGAADWCEPLNQHNGPIEIAYRPVINEFNGYRSVEVHLVDWRKQT from the coding sequence TTGAGTACCGATTCCAGCTCGATTTCCGATTCCAACCAGCTTGTTGATTCCGGGACGAAGCGGGAATGGCGGATCACTCCGCACGATGCTCCGTTGGTCGAACAACTGATTCGCACCACGGGACTGCCTCCGGTCGTCGCTCAGTTGCTCGTCAGTCGCGGCGTTTATTCGCAAGAAGACGCCGCCACGTTCTTGGACACCAAACTGACCAGCCTGCGTGACCCGCAGCTGCTGCCCGGCGTCCCTGCCGCCACGGAAAAAATCCTGGCGGCCGCAGAAGCCAAAACGCCGATCGTCATCTACGGCGATTACGACGCCGACGGCATGACCGGATCCGCGATCCTGGTCAATTGCCTGCGATTGCTCGGGGCCGAGGTCAGCTACCACGTGCCCAACCGGCTCGAGGAAGGTTACGGCCTGAACGAGGACTCGATCCGCAAACTGGCCGCTCGCGGCAAGCAAATGATCGTTTCGGTCGATTGCGGGATCGCCAGCCTGCAGTGCGCCAAACTCTGTCGCAAGCTCGGCGTCACGCTGATCATCACCGATCACCACCAAATCGGCGACGAACTGCCCGACGCCGACATCATCGTCCACCCGCGACTGCCCGGAACGGCTTACCCGTTTGGCGAACTTTGCGGCGCCGGCGTGGCCTTCAAACTCGCCTGGTCGCTATGCCAAGCCAAATGCGGGCAGAAAAAAGTCACACCGCCGATGAAGCGATTCCTGATGCAATCGCTGTCGCTGGCCGCCATCGGAACGATCGCCGACGTGGTCCCGCTGCTCGACGAAAATCGCGTGCTGGTCAATCACGGCCTGCGAGTCATGCAGACTGAACCGCTGCCGGGTTTGTGGGAACTGATGAAGCTGACCAAACTGGATCAGGCCAGCGAATTGACGACCGAAAACATCTCCTTCGGCCTGGCCCCCCGCCTCAACGCCGCCGGACGACTCGGCCAAGCCCAACTGGGAATCGAGCTGCTGACGATCGAAGCTGGCGACCGCGCCGTCGCACTGGCCCAGTACATCGACCAGCTCAACGGAACCCGAGACACGCTGCAGCGAAGCGTGCAACTGGCCGCGCAGAAACAAGCGAACACCGACTTTGACCCCGAAAAGGACCCCGCCTTGGTCCTGGCCGGAGTCGGCTGGCACACCGGAGTCATTGGAGTCGTCGCGGGTCGCTTGGCAGAGAAATACGCCAAACCCGTGATCATTCTCTCGCTCGACACCGCGGGCAAAGTCGACGCGACCGGGTCGGGACGCGTCGGCGGCACCGGCATCAATCTCTACGAAGCCCTGCGTGAATGCGACGACCGACTGGTTCGCTACGGCGGTCACCCAGCCGCCGGCGGGCTGACGATTCGCGAATCCGACATCGAAGCGTTCCGCGGCGACTTCTGCGAAGCCGTTTCGAAACAGTGGTCCGAGCAAGACCTGGCACCGGCGATCCAGATCGATGCGGAGGCTCCGCTCGGGCAACTGAACCTGCAAACGATGAAGCAGATCGAAACCATGGCTCCCTTTGGAGCTGGGAACCCACGCCCCGTTTTGATGGGCCGCGACATTCAGCTCAGCGAACCCGCCAAAAAGATGGGCAAAGGTGAAAACCACCTGTCCGTGCGTCTGAAACAGGGCGAACGCGTGATTCGCGGGGTCGCCTTCGGTGCCGCGGACTGGTGCGAACCGCTGAACCAGCACAACGGCCCGATCGAGATCGCTTACCGGCCCGTCATCAACGAGTTCAACGGCTATCGCAGTGTCGAAGTCCACCTGGTGGACTGGCGAAAACAAACCTGA
- the rpmG gene encoding 50S ribosomal protein L33 — translation MSKSKKKAETIFLVCEETGQYNYTLRKKPGGEKLRLKKYNPNLRKHTWHAEKKK, via the coding sequence ATGTCCAAGAGCAAGAAAAAAGCAGAAACCATTTTCCTGGTCTGCGAAGAAACCGGACAGTACAACTACACTCTCCGCAAAAAGCCTGGTGGGGAAAAGCTTCGCTTGAAGAAGTACAACCCCAACCTGCGCAAGCACACCTGGCACGCTGAAAAGAAAAAGTAA
- a CDS encoding DUF1559 domain-containing protein encodes MATKSPSSSRRAFTLVELLVVIAIIGVLVGLLLPAVQAAREAARRMSCSNNIAQITLATHNYEFSMEHLPPGTTNPTGPIVNTPNGEHISFLVRLLPYIEQQGAADDFDLTASVYAPANAKVRAYQIPAFLCPSFPFGTNDENTAGLANYAGCHHDVEAPIDEDNNGLLFLNSEVRYSDIYDGSSHTILIGEMIPTVESLGWASGTRSSLRNTGSQIGGGIRALGAAGMNENPPEFVGGFASEHPGGGNFGFADGSVRFLSQNTDPQIFTYLGHRADGEFVDDAM; translated from the coding sequence ATGGCAACGAAATCCCCTTCCTCGTCACGGCGTGCGTTCACGCTGGTCGAACTCTTGGTGGTGATCGCCATCATCGGCGTCTTGGTCGGTCTGCTGTTGCCGGCTGTCCAAGCCGCGCGGGAAGCGGCGCGGCGGATGAGCTGCTCCAACAACATCGCTCAGATCACCTTGGCCACTCACAACTATGAATTCTCGATGGAGCACTTGCCGCCGGGAACCACCAACCCGACCGGTCCTATCGTCAACACACCCAACGGCGAACACATCAGCTTCCTGGTTCGCTTGCTGCCTTACATCGAACAACAAGGTGCCGCCGACGACTTTGATTTGACCGCCAGCGTCTATGCCCCGGCCAATGCGAAAGTTCGCGCGTATCAAATCCCCGCCTTCCTGTGCCCTTCGTTTCCTTTTGGTACCAACGATGAAAACACGGCTGGCCTGGCCAACTACGCCGGCTGCCATCACGACGTCGAAGCCCCGATCGACGAAGACAACAACGGGCTGCTGTTTCTCAACAGTGAGGTTCGCTACAGCGACATTTACGACGGCAGCAGCCACACGATCCTGATTGGCGAAATGATCCCCACCGTCGAATCACTTGGTTGGGCGTCCGGGACACGAAGCTCGCTACGAAACACCGGTTCGCAAATTGGCGGCGGGATTCGAGCGTTGGGTGCCGCGGGCATGAACGAAAATCCCCCTGAGTTTGTCGGCGGCTTTGCCAGCGAACATCCCGGCGGCGGCAACTTTGGCTTCGCCGATGGCTCCGTCCGATTCCTGTCTCAGAACACCGACCCACAGATTTTCACCTACCTGGGTCACCGAGCCGACGGCGAATTTGTCGACGATGCGATGTGA